A genomic region of Nakaseomyces glabratus chromosome C, complete sequence contains the following coding sequences:
- a CDS encoding alpha,alpha-trehalase (CAGL0C04323g~Ortholog(s) have alpha,alpha-trehalase activity, role in trehalose catabolic process and mitochondrion localization): MPTLTFYLGADDAVDGGVKSKSMAFSDPFHKNVKVQSPEPEPVDAKEKKKLNRTRTMSVFYNVADFKDDEEIRKHKLKRRASEDDTYISSKGTRRLFVKDVDWTLKELLQNEDTDQNFQITVEDTGPKVIKLGTANSAGYNHIDIRGTYMLSNLLQELTIAHNFGQRQLYLPESRLNENPVHRLKRVIETHFWDGLTRRLDLNTIGEAAQEKKIDTPEAKNPRVYVPYDCPEMYEYFIQASQMNPSVKLEVEYLPKDITPEYVQSLNETPGLLAIAMDKHVNPTTGETSLVGFPYVFPGGRFNELYGWDSYLITLGLLASKRTDLARGMVEHFIFEIEHYGKILNANRTYYLCRSQPPFLTDMANVTFNGMGGNKNPIAVDLLRRAFRAAIKEYKTVWMAKPRLDEKTGLSCYHPDGVGIPPETEPEHFDTKLRPYAKKYNVTIPEFRRMYNAKEVHEPELDEFFLHDRGVRESGHDTTYRLEGVCAYLATIDLNSLLYKYEVDIANFIKEFCNDKYVDPYDKSVTTSEDWMNLANKRKERIKFYMWDEEAGFFFDYNVKTEKRTSYESATTFWAMWAGVASPQEAEIMVKKAVPKLETLGGIVACTESSRGPIAIDRPYRQWDYPFGWAPHQILAWKGFSNYGYDNIARRLVYRWLYMMTKAFVDYNGIVVEKYDVTKVTDPHKITAEYGNQGVDFKGYAREGFGWVNSSFLLGLQYLDNHAIRALGACIPPKPFLNGLRAKEKARYGL, translated from the coding sequence ATGCCTACGCTTACATTTTATTTAGGTGCGGATGACGCTGTGGATGGCGGGGTGAAGAGCAAAAGCATGGCCTTCAGCGACCCCTTCCATAAGAACGTCAAGGTACAGTCACCTGAGCCGGAGCCTGTGGACGcaaaggagaagaagaagctcAATAGAACCAGAACTATGAGTGTGTTCTACAACGTGGCTGACTTCAAGGATGACGAAGAGATAAGGAAGCACAAACTCAAGAGAAGGGCCTCAGAGGATGACACTTACATCAGCAGCAAAGGTACCAGAAGACTATTTGTGAAGGATGTCGACTGGACTTTGAAAGAGTTGCTGCAAAACGAGGACACAGACCAGAATTTCCAGATTACAGTAGAGGACACAGGTCCTAAAGTTATCAAACTGGGTACTGCCAACTCTGCGGGTTATAACCACATCGACATACGAGGGACGTATATGTTGTCTAATTTGCTACAGGAGTTGACCATCGCCCATAACTTCGGACAGAGGCAACTGTACTTGCCAGAATCAAGGCTAAACGAAAACCCAGTACACCGCCTGAAAAGGGTAATAGAGACTCACTTCTGGGATGGGCTCACCAGGCGGCTCGATTTAAACACCATTGGTGAGGCCGCCCaggagaaaaaaattgatactCCAGAGGCTAAGAATCCAAGAGTTTATGTACCATATGACTGTCCCGAGATGTATGAATACTTCATTCAGGCTTCCCAAATGAATCCCTCAGTAAAGCTAGAAGTAGAATATTTGCCAAAAGACATTACACCCGAATACGTACAATCACTGAACGAAACCCCAGGCTTACTCGCAATCGCTATGGATAAGCATGTGAACCCAACCACAGGTGAAACTTCATTAGTTGGATTCCCATATGTCTTCCCAGGTGGCAGATTTAATGAACTTTACGGTTGGGATTCTTACTTGATAACCTTGGGACTTCTCGCTAGTAAGCGCACCGATTTAGCCAGAGGAATGGTAGAGCATTTCATATTCGAAATAGAACATTATGGCAAGATTTTGAATGCAAACAGGACCTACTATCTGTGCCGCTCTCAACCGCCTTTCCTTACTGATATGGCTAATGTTACATTTAATGGAATGGGCGGCAATAAGAATCCAATTGCAGTAGATTTACTAAGGAGGGCCTTTAGAGCCGCAATTAAGGAGTATAAAACGGTATGGATGGCAAAACCAAGATTAGACGAAAAGACAGGGCTATCGTGTTACCACCCTGATGGTGTTGGTATACCACCCGAGACTGAACCAGAGCACTTCGATACAAAACTAAGGCCATAcgcaaaaaaatacaatgtGACAATTCCAGAATTTAGAAGAATGTACAATGCCAAAGAGGTTCATGAACCAGAATTAGATGAATTCTTCCTTCATGACCGAGGTGTGCGTGAATCCGGTCACGATACGACATATCGACTAGAAGGAGTCTGCGCCTACCTTGCTACAATAGATCtaaattctttattataCAAATATGAGGTTGATATTGCAAACTTCATTAAAGAATTTTGCAATGACAAGTATGTCGATCCATATGATAAAAGTGTAACTACCTCTGAAGATTGGATGAATTTGGCTAACAAGCGCAAAGAAAGGATAAAGTTTTATATGTGGGATGAAGAGGCCggctttttctttgactATAACGTGAAGACTGAAAAGCGTACGTCTTATGAGTCCGCAACCACATTTTGGGCTATGTGGGCAGGCGTTGCAAGCCCTCAGGAGGCTGAAATTATGGTCAAGAAGGCCGTTCCAAAACTAGAAACGTTAGGTGGTATTGTTGCTTGTACAGAAAGCTCGAGAGGGCCTATAGCAATTGATAGGCCATATAGACAATGGGATTATCCATTTGGTTGGGCTCCTCATCAAATATTGGCCTGGAAAGGATTTTCGAACTATGGGTACGACAACATTGCTAGACGCTTAGTGTACAGGTGGCTTTACATGATGACTAAAGCGTTTGTTGACTATAATGGGATTGTGGTAGAGAAATATGATGTTACCAAAGTCACTGATCCTCATAAAATTACAGCTGAATATGGAAATCAAGGAGTTGATTTCAAAGGATATGCCAGAGAAGGATTTGGTTGGGTGAACTCATCCTTTTTACTTGGTCTGCAATATCTGGATAACCATGCCATAAGAGCTCTAGGTGCCTGTATACCTCCAAAACCTTTCTTGAACGGATTACGTGCGAAAGAAAAAGCACGTTATGGCCTATAA
- the ECM15 gene encoding Ecm15p (CAGL0C04367g~Ortholog(s) have cytosol, nucleus localization) encodes MPKVFCLADVCMVPIGTGSASISDFVAAIESKIRESHLKSTLHSAGTTIEGPWDEVMGLIGEIHEYAHELGYVRLQTTMRVGTRTDKHQTAQDKVDVVLKKMGNDN; translated from the coding sequence ATGCCAAAGGTTTTCTGTCTAGCTGATGTCTGCATGGTTCCAATTGGTACTGGTTCTGCCAGTATCTCTGACTTCGTTGCTGCCATTGAGTCCAAAATCAGGGAGAGCCACTTGAAGTCTACTTTGCACAGTGCAGGTACTACCATCGAGGGCCCATGGGATGAAGTTATGGGTTTGATCGGTGAGATCCACGAGTATGCCCATGAACTGGGCTATGTCCGTTTGCAAACTACCATGAGAGTTGGTACCAGAACTGACAAGCACCAGACTGCTCAGGACAAAGTCGATGTTgtattgaagaaaatgggCAACGACAACTAA
- the HTB2 gene encoding histone H2B (CAGL0C04389g~Ortholog(s) have replication fork protection complex, site of double-strand break localization) yields MSAEKKPASKAPAEKKPAAKKTAPSADGKKRTKARKETYSSYIYKVLKQTHPDTGISQKSMSILNSFVNDIFERIASEASKLAAYNKKSTISAREIQTAVRLILPGELAKHAVSEGTRAVTKYSSSTQA; encoded by the coding sequence ATGTCTGCTGAAAAGAAGCCTGCCTCCAAAGCCCCAGCTGAGAAGAAGCCAGCTGCCAAGAAGACCGCTCCATCTGCTGACGGTAAGAAGAGAACCAAGGCCAGAAAGGAGACTTACTCCTCATACATCTACAAGGTCTTGAAGCAAACTCACCCAGACACCGGTATTTCTCAAAAGTCCATGTCTATTCTAAACTCTTTCGTCAACGATATCTTCGAAAGAATCGCTTCTGAAGCTTCCAAGTTGGCTGCTTACAACAAGAAGTCTACCATCTCCGCTAGAGAAATCCAAACCGCCGTCAGATTGATTTTGCCAGGTGAGTTGGCTAAGCACGCCGTCTCTGAAGGTACTAGAGCTGTCACCAAGTACTCTTCTTCCACTCAAGCTTAG
- the HTA2 gene encoding histone H2A (CAGL0C04411g~Ortholog(s) have role in DNA repair and replication fork protection complex localization) yields the protein MSGGKGGKAGSAAKASQTRSAKAGLTFPVGRVHRLLRRGNYAQRIGSGAPVYLTAVLEYLAAEILELAGNAARDNKKSRIIPRHLQLAIRNDDELNKLLGNVTIAQGGVLPNIHQNLLPKKSAKPSASQEL from the coding sequence ATGTCCGGTGGTAAAGGTGGTAAAGCTGGTTCAGCTGCTAAGGCTTCTCAAACTAGATCTGCTAAGGCTGGTCTAACATTCCCAGTCGGTAGAGTTCACAGACTTTTGAGACGTGGTAACTACGCTCAAAGAATTGGTTCTGGTGCTCCAGTCTACTTGACCGCTGTTCTAGAATATCTAGCTGCTGAAATCTTGGAATTGGCTGGTAACGCTGCCAGAGACAACAAGAAGAGCAGAATCATCCCAAGACATTTGCAATTGGCCATCAGAAACGATGACGAATTGAACAAGTTGTTGGGTAACGTCACCATCGCTCAAGGTGGTGTCTTGCCAAACATTCACCAAAACTTGTTGCCAAAGAAGTCTGCCAAGCCTTCTGCTTCTCAAGAATTATAA
- the MCD1 gene encoding kleisin alpha (CAGL0C04433g~Has domain(s) with predicted nuclear chromosome localization) — protein MEQRQNLNAVLGLSTKNGPLAQIWLASNMGNLTRNTVLQTNIADTAEEVAKVTGCAEDGSQYPVEHITLRTSGELLHGIVRVYSKQAAFLLTDIKDTLTKISSLFRTNQRLGATISKYSTITRLEFLVLDDTVTERDVLSVPSLDFLNETSSLRNHSIMNDSMDRRMTGAKSYDLSIEVGRRFAGDEELQYNEDSTLNLDFDLGHPNDSKAPLSSSKSWDEGTRQSGDVTAQSNYINMEDDEFLAEGEPEELHLDLGLDTADADRSIELGRRAEPVEDAHETTDFGFDLDIGKDPINMEEDNESAEELELEGLQADNEPLRKAASSKNPSLVNTHPLQTDRETELSDEVIKSNPDRNLVETGNLQTRSNEEKLTAKRLWSEMAQSMAYLPHSIFNDFMKLQPSKKQRTEDDNQGDVTPEMDISLGMNDDLISDNDAEVPMDHEINEPDLEIAGNIGELPEQTSTQNAEGTLDVMQTQTSSSYSSVSSVESVTQKLASIATATTAKILKETVTDGQSDFSTLLQEYHKHEEGDQEPVTRKDASAVFFSMLSLASADCVDLQQEEAYGEINIITKDNLFQDGITA, from the coding sequence ATGGAGCAGAGGCAGAATTTGAACGCGGTCCTGGGGTTGTCGACCAAGAACGGCCCGCTGGCGCAGATATGGCTGGCGTCCAACATGGGGAATCTGACCAGAAACACAGTTTTGCAGACCAATATCGCGGACACCGCCGAGGAAGTCGCTAAAGTCACTGGGTGTGCCGAAGACGGTTCGCAGTACCCAGTGGAGCATATTACACTGAGGACGTCGGGTGAGCTGCTGCACGGTATAGTGAGGGTCTACTCTAAGCAAGCGGCGTTCTTGCTTACCGACATTAAGGACACACTGACGAAGATCAGCTCTTTGTTCAGGACAAACCAGAGGCTGGGTGccaccatctccaagtACAGCACGATCACAAGACTCGAGTTTCTGGTGCTGGATGACACAGTTACCGAGAGGGATGTGCTATCTGTGCCTAGCTTAGATTTTCTAAATGAAACCAGCAGCCTCAGAAATCACTCAATAATGAACGACTCCATGGACAGGAGGATGACAGGCGCAAAGAGTTACGACTTATCGATAGAAGTTGGTAGAAGATTTGCTGGAGATGAAGAACTGCAATATAATGAGGACTCTACCCTTAACTTGGATTTCGATCTAGGGCATCCTAATGATTCCAAGGCTCCACTCTCTAGCTCGAAGAGTTGGGACGAGGGCACGAGACAAAGTGGCGATGTTACTGCTCAATCAAACTACATAAATATGGAGGACGACGAGTTCCTAGCCGAAGGTGAACCAGAAGAACTTCACCTTGACCTGGGACTTGACACAGCAGATGCTGACAGATCGATTGAATTGGGTAGAAGAGCTGAACCAGTTGAAGATGCGCATGAAACCACTGATTTTGGATTCGATCTTGACATTGGCAAGGATCCAATTAATATGGAAGAAGACAACGAATCAGCAGAAGAATTAGAACTTGAAGGACTTCAGGCAGACAATGAGCCTTTGAGAAAGGCTGCCTCAAGTAAGAACCCTTCATTAGTAAACACTCATCCACTGCAAACCGACAGGGAAACTGAACTATCTGATGAAGTCATTAAATCCAATCCTGATAGAAACCTTGTTGAGACAGGTAATCTCCAGACTAGGTCAAATGAAGAGAAGCTAACGGCAAAGAGATTGTGGTCCGAAATGGCGCAATCCATGGCTTATCTACCTCATTCAATCTTTAATGATTTTATGAAACTACAACCTTCCAAGAAGCAGAGAACCGAGGATGACAATCAGGGTGATGTCACGCCCGAGATGGACATTTCACTCGGTATGAATGACGACTTGATTAGCGACAATGATGCTGAAGTGCCTATGGACCACGAAATTAATGAGCCTGATCTTGAGATTGCTGGTAATATTGGGGAGCTTCCAGAACAAACATCAACACAAAATGCTGAAGGTACGCTGGATGTTATGCAAACACAGACTAGTAGCAGTTACAGTAGCGTATCATCCGTGGAAAGTGTGACTCAGAAGTTGGCTTCCATTGCCACAGCTACAACAGCCAAAATTCTTAAAGAGACGGTTACGGACGGTCAATCAGATTTTTCCACTCTTCTCCAAGAATATCACAAGCATGAAGAAGGTGATCAGGAACCAGTCACAAGAAAAGATGCAAGCGCGGTATTCTTCAGTATGTTGTCTTTGGCATCTGCGGACTGTGTAGATCTACAACAAGAGGAAGCATACGGTGAGATTAATATCATTACTAAGGACAATCTATTCCAAGACGGAATCACTGCATAA